One stretch of Acidobacteriota bacterium DNA includes these proteins:
- a CDS encoding MaoC family dehydratase — MATKEGWTGRVFEDFEVGDIYVHPLGRTVLSADNVWFTLLTMNTNPIHFDHAYAAGTEFGRPLVDSTFTLALVTGQSVMDVSQNAMANLGWDEVRLPNPLFEGDTVYSRSEVLEKRESRSRPAVGIVRVKTTGFKQDNSVVIEFKRTFMVYKRGHVPPTARTQFTGPAGD, encoded by the coding sequence ATGGCGACGAAGGAAGGCTGGACGGGCCGGGTGTTCGAGGACTTCGAGGTGGGAGACATCTATGTTCATCCGCTGGGACGGACGGTGCTCTCCGCCGACAATGTCTGGTTCACCCTCCTGACCATGAACACGAACCCGATCCACTTCGATCATGCGTACGCGGCAGGAACCGAATTCGGCCGCCCGCTCGTGGACTCGACGTTCACGCTCGCGCTCGTGACCGGCCAGTCCGTGATGGACGTCTCGCAGAACGCCATGGCGAACCTCGGGTGGGACGAAGTCCGGCTGCCGAACCCGTTATTCGAGGGCGACACCGTGTACTCGCGCAGCGAGGTCCTGGAGAAGCGCGAATCCAGGTCGCGGCCCGCCGTCGGGATCGTCCGCGTCAAGACGACCGGCTTCAAGCAGGACAACAGCGTCGTGATCGAGTTCAAGCGCACGTTCATGGTGTACAAGCGCGGGCATGTGCCGCCCACCGCGCGGACGCAGTTCACCGGGCCCGCTGGCGATTAA
- a CDS encoding CoA transferase: protein MLPLEGVTAVSVEHAVAAPFASRQLADLGARVIKIERPGVGDFARAYDATVNGLASHFVWLNRSKESLTLNLKCPEGIEVLRRLLSRADVFIHNLAPGALERLGICAEDLRAEFPRLIICDISGYGTSGPYRDKKAYDLLIQSETGLLSITGTEQVPSKVGISIADIASGMYAFSAVLTALLMRAQTGQGTKVEVSLLEALSEWMGYPMYYTCYGGVPPPRTGASHAAIAPYGPYASGDGRVVYLGIQNEREWKRFCELVIERPEIAGHPHFSSNSARVQYRERLDAMIVEVFASLSAEDVIERLDRAQIANARMNTVQEFLEHPQLAARSRWRDVEAPNGRIRALIPPMTFEGVEPVMRPIPEVGEHTDAILREIGVDASTIAAWRQAGII from the coding sequence ATGTTGCCGCTGGAGGGCGTGACAGCCGTGTCGGTGGAGCACGCGGTCGCCGCGCCGTTTGCGAGCCGGCAGCTCGCGGACCTGGGGGCCCGCGTGATCAAGATCGAGCGGCCGGGCGTGGGTGACTTCGCGCGGGCCTACGACGCGACGGTCAATGGCCTGGCGAGCCACTTCGTGTGGCTCAATCGATCGAAAGAGTCGCTCACGCTGAACCTGAAATGCCCTGAGGGCATCGAGGTGCTGCGCCGGCTGCTGTCGCGAGCCGACGTGTTCATCCACAATCTCGCGCCAGGCGCCCTCGAGCGGCTCGGCATCTGCGCCGAAGACCTGCGGGCGGAATTTCCCCGGTTGATCATCTGCGACATCTCCGGCTACGGTACGTCCGGTCCTTACCGCGACAAGAAGGCGTACGACCTGCTGATCCAGAGCGAGACGGGCCTTCTCTCCATCACCGGCACGGAGCAGGTCCCGTCGAAAGTCGGCATCTCCATCGCGGACATCGCGTCCGGCATGTACGCCTTTTCCGCGGTGCTGACCGCATTGCTCATGCGCGCGCAGACGGGGCAGGGCACGAAAGTGGAAGTCTCCCTGCTCGAGGCCTTGAGCGAGTGGATGGGATACCCGATGTACTACACGTGCTACGGCGGCGTTCCGCCCCCACGAACCGGGGCGAGCCACGCCGCGATCGCCCCGTACGGACCGTACGCGAGCGGCGACGGCAGGGTGGTGTACCTCGGCATCCAGAACGAACGCGAATGGAAACGGTTCTGCGAGCTGGTGATCGAACGCCCGGAGATCGCCGGCCACCCGCACTTCAGTTCAAACTCGGCGCGCGTGCAGTACCGCGAGCGCCTGGACGCGATGATCGTGGAGGTCTTTGCGTCCCTGTCGGCCGAGGACGTGATCGAACGCCTGGATCGCGCTCAGATCGCGAACGCGCGCATGAACACGGTCCAGGAATTCCTCGAGCATCCGCAACTCGCCGCCCGCAGCCGCTGGCGCGACGTCGAGGCGCCCAACGGCCGCATCCGGGCGTTGATACCGCCCATGACGTTCGAGGGCGTCGAGCCGGTGATGAGGCCGATTCCAGAGGTGGGCGAACATACGGACGCGATTCTGCGGGAAATCGGCGTGGATGCCTCCACGATTGCCGCGTGGCGGCAGGCCGGCATCATCTGA